From one Streptomyces chromofuscus genomic stretch:
- a CDS encoding DUF2771 domain-containing protein — translation MRRRRAVAAAGAVSAGLLVLSACEKPTPMATVTVGSSSVSAEATCGGEGDVLKPADLTKCLQNEDIKSISVGQDETIGFGVDPEVADERWTILLNGQPVTDDSDKTYRTIPGNAFFNAQYGAQGDTTLVSIKAGDGKKDSQAVTGLWSFKLKKED, via the coding sequence GTGCGACGCCGCCGCGCCGTCGCCGCCGCCGGCGCCGTTTCCGCCGGACTGCTCGTCCTGTCGGCCTGCGAGAAGCCGACGCCCATGGCCACCGTCACCGTCGGCAGCTCCTCGGTCAGCGCCGAGGCCACCTGCGGCGGCGAGGGCGACGTCCTCAAGCCCGCGGACCTCACCAAGTGCCTGCAGAACGAGGACATCAAGTCGATCAGCGTCGGCCAGGACGAGACCATCGGCTTCGGCGTCGACCCCGAGGTCGCCGACGAGCGCTGGACGATCCTCTTGAACGGTCAGCCGGTGACCGACGACAGCGACAAGACCTACCGCACGATCCCGGGCAACGCGTTCTTCAACGCCCAGTACGGCGCACAGGGCGACACCACCCTGGTCTCCATCAAGGCGGGCGACGGCAAGAAGGACAGCCAGGCGGTCACCGGCCTGTGGTCCTTCAAGCTCAAGAAGGAAGACTGA
- a CDS encoding futalosine hydrolase — translation MVLQAQEGRLTTSPAGSVPHVLVATAVPAERDAVAQAFPGAATEVPLPGEGAVLHRLPAGPDLLAAGVGPALAAARAASALTAAALHGRPYTLVVSAGIAGGFAPEAPVGSLVVADEITAADLGAETAEGFVPVTELGFGTVTHRPPEALVRDAATATGARPGTVLTVSTVTGTAARAAALRARHPRALAEAMEGFGVAEAAAAHGTPVLELRAVSNPVGPRDRAAWRIGAALGALTDGFGKLAPVLESWRPA, via the coding sequence GTGGTCCTTCAAGCTCAAGAAGGAAGACTGACCACGTCCCCCGCAGGGTCCGTCCCACACGTCCTCGTAGCCACCGCCGTCCCCGCCGAACGGGACGCGGTGGCGCAGGCGTTCCCGGGAGCCGCCACCGAGGTCCCGCTCCCCGGCGAGGGCGCCGTCCTGCACCGCCTTCCGGCCGGCCCCGACCTGCTAGCCGCCGGCGTGGGCCCGGCCCTGGCCGCCGCCCGCGCCGCGAGCGCCCTCACCGCCGCGGCCCTGCACGGCAGGCCCTACACGCTGGTCGTGAGCGCCGGCATCGCGGGCGGCTTCGCCCCGGAGGCGCCCGTCGGCTCGCTCGTCGTCGCCGACGAGATCACGGCCGCCGATCTCGGCGCCGAGACCGCCGAAGGCTTCGTTCCAGTCACCGAGCTGGGCTTCGGGACCGTCACCCACCGTCCACCGGAAGCACTCGTACGGGACGCCGCGACCGCCACCGGGGCCCGCCCCGGCACGGTCCTGACCGTGTCCACGGTGACCGGCACCGCCGCCCGCGCCGCCGCCCTGCGCGCCCGCCACCCCCGCGCCCTCGCCGAGGCCATGGAGGGCTTCGGCGTCGCCGAGGCCGCCGCCGCGCACGGCACGCCCGTGCTGGAGCTGCGCGCGGTCTCCAACCCGGTCGGCCCGCGCGACCGCGCCGCCTGGCGGATCGGCGCGGCGCTCGGGGCGCTGACGGACGGCTTCGGGAAGCTCGCGCCCGTACTGGAGAGTTGGAGACCGGCATGA
- a CDS encoding 1,4-dihydroxy-6-naphthoate synthase — MSRLHIAYSPCPNDTFVFDALAHGRVPGAPGLDVTFADIDVTNGMAERGELDVLKVSYAVLPYVLGTYTLLPCGGALGRGCGPLVLTREPGVDLTGRTVAVPSERSTAYLLFRLWSADTLPGGVGEIVVMPFHEIMPAVRDGKVDAGLVIHEARFTYQNYGLHKLADMGEHWERATGLPIPLGAIIAKRSLGAETLTRLADAVRTSVRLAWENPEASRPYVMEHAQEMDPAVADQHIGLYVNEFTAGLGEDGYAAVRGLLTRAAAEGLVPPLGPDALDFP, encoded by the coding sequence ATGAGCCGTCTGCACATCGCGTACTCCCCCTGCCCCAACGACACCTTCGTCTTCGACGCCCTCGCCCACGGCCGGGTGCCCGGCGCGCCGGGACTCGACGTGACCTTCGCGGACATCGACGTCACCAACGGCATGGCCGAGCGGGGCGAGCTGGACGTGCTGAAGGTGTCGTACGCCGTGCTGCCGTACGTCCTCGGCACCTACACCCTGCTGCCGTGCGGCGGCGCGCTGGGCCGGGGCTGCGGCCCGCTGGTGCTGACCCGGGAGCCCGGTGTCGACCTGACCGGACGCACGGTCGCGGTGCCGAGCGAGAGGTCGACGGCCTACCTGCTGTTCCGCCTGTGGTCCGCCGACACGCTGCCCGGCGGGGTCGGCGAGATCGTGGTGATGCCGTTCCACGAGATCATGCCGGCGGTGCGGGACGGGAAGGTCGACGCGGGCCTGGTCATCCACGAGGCGCGCTTCACGTACCAGAACTACGGCCTGCACAAGCTGGCCGACATGGGCGAGCACTGGGAGCGCGCCACCGGGCTGCCGATCCCGCTGGGCGCGATCATCGCCAAGCGGTCGCTGGGCGCGGAGACCCTGACGCGGCTCGCGGACGCCGTCCGCACCTCCGTGCGGCTGGCCTGGGAGAACCCCGAGGCGTCCCGGCCGTACGTCATGGAACACGCCCAGGAGATGGACCCGGCCGTCGCCGACCAGCACATCGGGCTGTACGTCAACGAATTCACCGCGGGTCTGGGCGAGGACGGCTATGCGGCGGTACGCGGGCTGCTCACACGTGCGGCGGCCGAGGGGCTGGTGCCGCCCCTCGGCCCGGATGCGCTGGATTTCCCGTAG
- a CDS encoding cold-shock protein — MPTGKVKWFNSEKGFGFLSRDDGGDVFVHSSVLPAGVETLKPGQRVEFGVVAGQRGDQALSVTLLDPTPSVAAAQRKKPDELASIVQDLTTLLENITPMLEKGRYPDKASGKKIAGLLRAVADQLDV, encoded by the coding sequence TTGCCGACTGGCAAGGTCAAGTGGTTCAACAGCGAGAAGGGCTTCGGCTTTCTCTCCCGTGACGACGGCGGTGACGTCTTCGTCCATTCCTCGGTTCTCCCCGCCGGAGTCGAGACGCTCAAGCCGGGACAGCGCGTGGAGTTCGGAGTCGTCGCCGGGCAGCGCGGCGACCAGGCCCTCTCCGTCACCCTCCTGGACCCGACCCCGTCGGTCGCGGCGGCCCAGCGCAAGAAGCCGGACGAGCTGGCCTCCATCGTGCAGGACCTGACCACGCTCCTGGAGAACATCACCCCGATGCTCGAAAAGGGCCGTTATCCCGACAAGGCCTCCGGCAAGAAGATCGCAGGTCTGCTCCGGGCGGTCGCCGACCAGCTCGACGTGTAA
- a CDS encoding HAD family hydrolase, whose amino-acid sequence MARMTSRPLTVGFDLDMTLIDSRPGIHACYLALAERTGTYIDADLAITRLGPPLEQELRHWFPADEVPAVADVYRAMYPTIAISATPAMAGAHEAVAAVRAAGGRTVVVTAKYEPNAKLHLAHLGLEPDAVVGDLWAEAKAAALREYGAGVYVGDHTGDVRGARAADALSVTVATGPCDAEELRQAGADVVLTGLGEFPAWLSAYLDAPRA is encoded by the coding sequence ATGGCCCGCATGACCTCGCGCCCGCTGACCGTCGGCTTCGATCTCGACATGACGCTCATCGACTCCCGCCCCGGCATCCACGCCTGCTACCTGGCGCTGGCCGAACGGACCGGGACGTACATCGACGCCGACCTCGCGATCACCCGGCTGGGGCCGCCGCTGGAGCAGGAGCTGCGGCACTGGTTCCCGGCGGACGAGGTCCCCGCGGTGGCCGACGTCTACCGGGCGATGTACCCGACGATCGCCATATCGGCCACGCCCGCCATGGCCGGCGCGCACGAGGCCGTGGCGGCCGTGCGCGCGGCCGGCGGACGGACCGTCGTGGTCACCGCCAAGTACGAGCCCAACGCCAAGCTGCACCTCGCCCACCTCGGCCTGGAGCCGGACGCGGTGGTCGGCGACCTGTGGGCGGAGGCGAAGGCGGCGGCGCTGCGCGAGTACGGCGCCGGTGTGTACGTCGGCGACCACACCGGCGACGTCCGCGGCGCCCGCGCGGCGGACGCGCTGTCGGTGACGGTGGCGACCGGCCCGTGCGACGCCGAGGAGCTGCGGCAGGCCGGCGCGGACGTCGTCCTCACCGGCCTGGGTGAGTTCCCGGCGTGGCTCTCGGCCTATCTCGACGCGCCGCGCGCCTGA
- a CDS encoding type 2 periplasmic-binding domain-containing protein gives MRIDSEKASTDVVEDGTHPSWQTEFAHTCGEPPAGSVAAAFLRFLAGRIGQDILRTNGSPSCAQTPNPLAREPT, from the coding sequence GTGCGGATCGACAGCGAGAAGGCGTCGACGGACGTGGTGGAGGACGGCACGCACCCCTCCTGGCAGACCGAGTTCGCCCACACCTGCGGCGAGCCGCCGGCCGGTTCCGTCGCCGCGGCCTTCCTGCGCTTCCTCGCCGGCCGGATCGGCCAGGACATCCTCCGCACGAACGGCAGCCCGAGCTGTGCCCAGACGCCGAACCCGCTCGCCCGCGAGCCCACCTGA
- a CDS encoding helicase C-terminal domain-containing protein, whose product MSTEDKPVAPRSLAEALRARDDDSLAALLRGRPDLITPVPTDLTQLATRAGTRASVVRALERLDRFALQTAEALAVAADPATYGELLGLMAGDDGDPLVTAALPHALGTLREQALVWGPDDRLRLVRTARELLAPSPQHPSPTGLGPGVQEATAGMSPGRIQELVTAAGLPSTHDAVSAATALTALFTDRARMSALLDKAPAESVEVLERLVWGPPYGQVTADPAPRLRWLLDRGLLLPTAPGTVVLPREVALHLRGGRAHRAPEPVPPPVEASATHRPQVVDATAAGQAYTALATVEELLKDWDEGGPAVLRAGGLSVRDLKRTAVALDVSEPVAAFWVELAYAAGLIASDGEADERYAATPACDEWLEQPAARRWTRLAEAWLTATRTAGLVGGRDAKDRSLAALGPGLDRSAAPEVRHRVLSLLAELPEGAAPVAESVLARLRWERPLRREPQRDAQREPQRDAQREQQRDTGPDAELRIRLARWALSEAELLGVTGRGALSAHGRALLGAPAPAHAPADEPEGPGDKLPVRPQALGHVRAARHPVHPTAPLESLTPAEQSVASATAARLLDPLLPEPLDHVLLQADLTAVAPGPLQRHLADTLDVLADVESKGGATVYRFTPASVRRALDAGRTASDLHAFLTEHSRTPVPQPLAYLIDDVARRHGHLRVGAASAYVRCDDDALLNEILADKRSAGLRLRRLAPTVLAAQSDPATLLEGLRAMGFAPAAESAEGDVLITRAHAHRTPPRTPPEPVPDGPPAPDATLLAAAIRAIRAGDLASTAPRKSPSPASGGALPRTGSAETLATMQAAVLTGQALWIGYVNAEGTASQRVIAPVRVEGGFVTAYDHTADEVRTYPLHRITGVAELAEE is encoded by the coding sequence ATGAGCACCGAGGACAAGCCGGTGGCCCCGCGGTCCCTCGCGGAGGCGCTGCGGGCGCGGGACGACGACTCGCTGGCCGCGCTCCTGCGCGGGCGGCCCGACCTCATCACGCCCGTCCCCACCGACCTCACCCAGCTCGCCACCCGCGCCGGCACCCGCGCCTCGGTGGTCCGCGCCCTGGAGCGGCTGGACCGCTTCGCACTGCAGACGGCCGAGGCGCTGGCCGTGGCGGCCGATCCGGCGACGTACGGGGAACTGCTCGGGCTGATGGCCGGCGACGACGGCGATCCCCTCGTCACCGCGGCCCTGCCGCACGCCCTCGGCACGCTGCGCGAACAGGCCCTCGTGTGGGGCCCGGACGACCGGCTGCGCCTGGTGCGCACCGCCCGTGAGCTGCTCGCCCCGTCGCCGCAGCACCCCTCCCCGACCGGGCTGGGCCCGGGCGTCCAGGAGGCGACGGCGGGCATGTCGCCGGGCCGGATCCAGGAACTCGTCACGGCCGCCGGGCTGCCCTCCACGCACGACGCCGTCTCCGCGGCGACGGCGCTCACCGCGCTGTTCACCGACCGCGCCCGGATGTCCGCGCTGCTGGACAAGGCCCCGGCCGAGTCGGTGGAGGTGCTGGAGCGGCTGGTGTGGGGGCCGCCGTACGGGCAGGTCACCGCCGACCCGGCACCGCGGCTGCGCTGGCTGCTGGACCGCGGGCTGCTGCTGCCGACGGCGCCCGGCACGGTCGTGCTCCCCCGTGAGGTCGCCCTGCACCTGAGAGGCGGCCGGGCCCACCGCGCGCCCGAGCCGGTGCCGCCGCCCGTGGAGGCGTCGGCCACGCACCGTCCGCAGGTGGTGGACGCCACGGCGGCCGGGCAGGCGTACACCGCGCTGGCCACCGTCGAGGAGCTGCTGAAGGACTGGGACGAGGGCGGCCCGGCGGTACTGCGGGCGGGCGGGCTGAGCGTGCGCGACCTGAAGCGGACCGCCGTCGCGCTCGACGTGTCCGAACCGGTCGCCGCCTTCTGGGTGGAGCTGGCCTACGCGGCCGGCCTGATCGCCTCCGACGGCGAGGCCGACGAGCGCTACGCGGCGACCCCGGCCTGCGACGAGTGGCTGGAGCAGCCCGCCGCCCGGCGCTGGACGCGGCTGGCGGAGGCATGGCTGACGGCGACCCGGACGGCCGGGCTGGTGGGCGGCCGGGACGCGAAGGACCGCTCACTGGCCGCGCTGGGCCCGGGACTGGACCGGTCGGCCGCTCCGGAGGTTCGGCACCGGGTGCTGAGCCTGCTGGCGGAGCTGCCCGAGGGTGCGGCGCCGGTGGCGGAGTCGGTGCTGGCGCGGCTGCGCTGGGAGCGGCCCCTGCGGCGGGAGCCGCAGCGGGACGCCCAGCGGGAGCCGCAGCGGGACGCCCAGCGGGAGCAGCAGCGGGACACCGGCCCGGACGCCGAGCTGCGGATCCGGCTCGCGCGGTGGGCGCTGTCCGAGGCCGAGCTGCTCGGGGTGACCGGGCGGGGGGCGCTCTCGGCGCACGGGCGGGCACTGCTGGGAGCTCCCGCTCCGGCGCACGCGCCCGCCGACGAGCCGGAAGGTCCCGGCGACAAGCTCCCCGTGCGCCCCCAGGCCCTCGGCCACGTTCGCGCGGCGAGGCACCCCGTCCATCCCACCGCGCCCCTGGAATCCCTCACCCCCGCCGAGCAGTCCGTCGCCTCCGCCACGGCCGCCCGGCTGCTCGACCCGCTGCTGCCGGAGCCGCTGGACCACGTCCTGCTCCAGGCCGACCTGACGGCGGTGGCGCCGGGCCCGTTGCAGCGGCACCTGGCCGACACGCTGGACGTGCTCGCCGACGTGGAGTCCAAGGGCGGAGCGACCGTGTACCGCTTCACGCCCGCCTCCGTACGCCGCGCCCTGGACGCCGGGCGCACCGCCTCCGACCTGCACGCCTTCCTCACCGAGCACTCCCGTACGCCGGTCCCGCAGCCGCTGGCCTACCTCATCGACGACGTGGCCCGCCGGCACGGGCACCTCCGCGTCGGCGCGGCCTCGGCGTACGTGCGCTGCGACGACGACGCGCTGCTCAACGAGATCCTCGCCGACAAGCGGTCCGCCGGACTGCGGCTGCGCCGCCTCGCGCCGACCGTGCTGGCCGCGCAGAGCGACCCGGCGACCCTGCTGGAGGGGCTGCGCGCCATGGGGTTCGCGCCCGCCGCCGAGTCCGCCGAGGGCGATGTGCTGATCACGCGCGCGCACGCCCACCGCACCCCGCCGCGCACCCCGCCCGAGCCGGTGCCGGACGGCCCGCCCGCGCCCGACGCCACGCTGCTGGCGGCCGCGATCCGCGCGATCCGGGCGGGCGACCTGGCGTCGACGGCGCCCCGGAAGTCCCCCTCGCCCGCCTCCGGCGGCGCCCTGCCGCGCACCGGCTCCGCCGAGACCCTCGCCACCATGCAGGCCGCCGTCCTGACCGGCCAGGCCCTGTGGATCGGATACGTCAACGCCGAGGGCACCGCCAGTCAGCGGGTGATCGCGCCGGTGCGGGTGGAGGGCGGCTTCGTGACGGCGTACGACCACACCGCGGACGAGGTGCGCACGTACCCGCTGCACCGGATCACGGGAGTGGCGGAGCTGGCGGAGGAGTAG
- the istB gene encoding IS21-like element helper ATPase IstB: MQTVQDITRAPSPPTTTLGYALFATRWLQAPLYFGLVAAQGVYVYKFFNELWTLILRCVTGQATETYVMLAVLKLVDVVMIANLLIMVIVGGYETFVSRIGLQGHRDQPEWLSHVNSNVLKVKLATAIVGISSVHLLQMFVDVHHTSRHSLLWGTVIHMAFIVSAAILAYMSGPMAAQAERAHESPHRPEQHAAEGDPPARAVIPAQREQAPSADERLRAAGFPARKLLEDFDAEHLRSFDREAMARLGKLDFVAARRNVVFVGPPGTGKTHLAIALGVRACQAGHRVLFATAGEWAARLAKAQADGRLGEELRRLDGYPLLIVDEVGYLPFDADTSQLFFRLVAHRYERGSLIVTGDRPPARWDEVFGGAAASAMVDRLAHHAEIVRLEGDSYRMRRPTSEWAE; the protein is encoded by the coding sequence GTGCAGACCGTGCAGGACATCACTCGTGCCCCGTCCCCGCCCACCACCACGCTCGGTTACGCGCTGTTCGCCACGCGCTGGCTCCAGGCTCCGCTGTACTTCGGCCTCGTCGCCGCCCAGGGGGTGTACGTCTACAAGTTCTTCAACGAGCTGTGGACGTTAATCCTCCGGTGCGTCACCGGGCAGGCGACCGAGACCTACGTCATGCTCGCGGTGCTCAAACTCGTCGACGTCGTCATGATCGCCAACCTGCTGATCATGGTGATCGTCGGCGGCTACGAGACGTTCGTCTCCCGCATCGGCCTCCAGGGCCACCGCGACCAGCCGGAATGGCTGTCGCACGTGAACTCCAACGTGCTGAAGGTGAAGCTCGCCACCGCCATCGTGGGCATCTCGTCGGTGCACCTGCTGCAGATGTTCGTGGATGTGCACCACACCTCCCGGCACTCCCTGCTGTGGGGCACGGTGATCCACATGGCGTTCATCGTGTCGGCGGCGATCCTGGCCTACATGTCGGGACCGATGGCCGCCCAGGCCGAGCGGGCCCATGAGTCCCCGCACCGGCCCGAGCAGCACGCCGCCGAGGGCGATCCGCCCGCCAGGGCCGTGATCCCGGCCCAGCGGGAGCAGGCGCCGAGCGCCGACGAGCGGCTGCGCGCCGCGGGCTTCCCCGCGCGCAAGCTGCTGGAGGACTTCGACGCCGAGCACCTGCGGTCCTTCGACCGGGAGGCCATGGCGCGGCTCGGCAAGCTGGACTTCGTCGCCGCCCGCCGCAACGTCGTGTTCGTCGGCCCGCCCGGCACCGGCAAGACGCACCTGGCCATCGCCCTCGGCGTGCGCGCCTGCCAGGCCGGTCACCGGGTGCTGTTCGCGACCGCGGGCGAGTGGGCGGCGCGGCTGGCGAAGGCGCAGGCGGACGGCCGGCTCGGCGAGGAACTGCGCCGCCTCGACGGCTACCCGCTGCTGATCGTCGACGAGGTCGGCTATCTGCCCTTCGACGCCGACACCTCGCAGCTGTTCTTCCGGCTGGTCGCGCACCGCTACGAGCGCGGCTCGCTGATCGTGACCGGCGACCGCCCGCCGGCGCGCTGGGACGAGGTGTTCGGCGGGGCCGCCGCGTCGGCGATGGTGGACCGGCTGGCCCACCACGCCGAGATCGTGCGTCTCGAAGGGGACAGCTACCGGATGCGCCGGCCTACTTCGGAGTGGGCAGAGTGA
- a CDS encoding DNA repair helicase XPB, whose product MNGPLIVQSDKTLLLEVDHERADDCRRAIAPFAELERAPEHIHTYRVTPLGLWNARAAGHDAEQVVDALVQYSRYPVPHALLVDIADTMDRYGRLTLSKHPAHGLVLTTTDRPVLEEVLRSKRIAPLVGARIDPDTVAVHPSERGQIKQVLLKLGWPAEDLAGYVDGEAHPIELDEDGWALRPYQKQAVENFWHGGSGVVVLPCGAGKTLVGAGSMAQAKSTTLILVTNTVSARQWKHELVKRTSLTEDEIGEYSGTRKEIRPVTIATYQVLTTKRKGVYPHLELFDSRDWGLIVYDEVHLLPAPVFKFTADLQARRRLGLTATLVREDGRESDVFSLIGPKRFDAPWKEIEAQGYIAPADCVEVRVNLTDSERLAYATAEPEEKYRFCSTTETKRKVTEAIVRRFAGQQILVIGQYIDQLDELGEHLGAPVIKGETSNAQREKLFDAFREGEISVLVVSKVANFSIDLPEATVAVQVSGTFGSRQEEAQRLGRVLRPKADGHQAHFYSVVARDTLDQDFAAHRQRFLAEQGYAYRIMDADELLAGS is encoded by the coding sequence GTGAACGGTCCACTCATCGTCCAGTCCGACAAAACGCTGCTCCTGGAAGTCGACCACGAGCGTGCCGACGACTGCCGCCGGGCGATCGCGCCGTTCGCGGAACTGGAGCGGGCGCCCGAGCACATCCACACCTACCGCGTGACGCCGCTCGGGCTGTGGAACGCGCGCGCCGCCGGGCACGACGCGGAGCAGGTGGTGGACGCGCTCGTGCAGTACAGCCGCTACCCGGTGCCGCACGCGCTGCTCGTGGACATCGCCGACACGATGGACCGGTACGGGCGGCTGACGCTCAGCAAGCACCCGGCGCACGGGCTGGTGCTCACCACCACCGACCGGCCGGTGCTGGAGGAGGTGCTGCGCTCCAAGCGAATCGCTCCGCTGGTCGGCGCCCGCATCGACCCGGACACCGTGGCCGTGCACCCCTCCGAGCGCGGGCAGATCAAGCAGGTGCTGCTGAAGCTGGGCTGGCCGGCCGAGGACCTCGCCGGGTACGTCGACGGCGAGGCGCACCCGATCGAGCTGGACGAGGACGGGTGGGCGCTGAGGCCCTACCAGAAGCAGGCCGTGGAGAACTTCTGGCACGGCGGCTCCGGCGTCGTCGTCCTGCCCTGCGGGGCCGGCAAGACGCTGGTCGGCGCCGGGTCCATGGCCCAGGCGAAGTCCACGACGCTGATCCTGGTGACCAACACGGTCTCGGCCCGGCAGTGGAAGCACGAGCTGGTGAAGCGGACCTCGCTGACCGAGGACGAGATCGGCGAGTACAGCGGCACGCGCAAGGAGATCCGGCCGGTCACCATCGCGACGTACCAGGTGCTGACGACGAAGCGGAAGGGTGTCTATCCGCATCTGGAGCTGTTCGACTCCCGTGACTGGGGGCTCATCGTCTACGACGAGGTGCATCTGCTGCCCGCGCCGGTCTTCAAGTTCACGGCCGACCTCCAGGCCCGGCGACGGCTGGGGCTGACCGCGACGCTGGTCCGCGAGGACGGCCGGGAGTCGGACGTGTTCTCGCTGATCGGACCGAAGCGGTTCGACGCGCCGTGGAAGGAGATCGAGGCGCAGGGCTACATCGCGCCCGCCGACTGCGTGGAGGTCCGGGTCAATCTCACGGACTCCGAGCGGCTGGCGTACGCGACGGCGGAGCCCGAGGAGAAGTACCGCTTCTGCTCGACCACCGAGACCAAGCGCAAGGTGACGGAGGCCATCGTGCGCCGGTTCGCCGGGCAGCAGATCCTCGTCATCGGGCAGTACATCGACCAGCTGGACGAGCTGGGCGAGCACCTCGGGGCGCCGGTGATCAAGGGCGAGACGTCCAACGCCCAGCGCGAGAAGCTGTTCGACGCCTTCCGCGAGGGCGAGATCAGCGTCCTGGTCGTCTCCAAGGTCGCCAACTTCTCCATCGACCTGCCGGAGGCGACGGTCGCCGTCCAGGTGTCCGGGACGTTCGGGTCGCGGCAGGAGGAGGCCCAGCGGCTCGGACGTGTGCTGCGGCCGAAGGCCGACGGCCACCAGGCCCACTTCTACTCGGTGGTCGCCCGCGACACACTCGACCAGGACTTCGCGGCCCACCGCCAGCGGTTCCTGGCGGAGCAGGGGTACGCGTACCGGATCATGGACGCGGACGAGCTGCTCGCGGGGAGCTGA